In the genome of bacterium, the window GTGGCGACGCGCCCCGATTTCATCGTGGCGGACTCCGGAAGCGACGACATCGGCCCGGGCTCGCTGGGATCGGATACGTCGACGAGCCCCGAGGCGTGGCAGCGGCACGATCTCGAGCACATCCTGCTGGCGTCGCGCAGACTGGGCGTGCCCATGCTCATTGGGTCCGCCGGCGACACCGGCGCCAACAGCCGCGTCGACCGGTATGTGGAGATGATCCGCGAGATCGCCGCGCGCCATGCCCTCCCGGCGTTCCGGCTCGGATATTTCTACTCCGAAGTCCCGAAGGATCTGCTGCGGAGCCGGATGGCCGCCGGCGAGGCCGTCACCGGGCTGAACGGCCGGCCCGATCTGAGCCCGGAGGACCTCGCGGCCACGGATCGCGTCGTGGCCATGGCCGGCATCCACCCGTACAACAAGCTCCTCGATCTCGGGGCCGACGTCATCATCGGCGGCCGCAGCAGCGACTGCGCGATCTGCGCCGGGCCGGCCATCCGCGCCGGTTTCCCGGAAGCCCTCTCCTACTACCTCGGTAAGGTCCTCGAATGCGCCTCCTTCTGCGCGGAACCGTACGGGGCCAAGGAGAGCGTGATCGGCGAGATCTCGATGGAGGACGTGAGGGTGACCGCGATGCACCCGGAGCAGCGCTGCACCATCGCGTCGGTCTCCGGGCATGCCATGTACGAGCGCTCAAACCCGTTCCTTGAACATGTGCTCGGCGGGGTGCTGGAGATGACTGGCTGCCGCTACGAGCAGCACGACGAACGGACGACGCGGATCACGGGGCCGGTGTTCACGCCCGCCCCCGAGCTCCGGGTGAAACTGGAGGGCGCCGGCAAAGTCGGGGAGCGCTATGTTGGGATTGCCGGCGTGCGCGATCCCTATACGGTGGCCAACATCGACCGTGTCATCGCGTGGGCCCGGCAGCAGGTCGAAGAGCGCTTCGGCCGCAGCGGGTATGAACTCCATTATCAGGTGTTTGGGCGGAACGGGGTCATGGGCGATCTCGAACCGGTGAAGACGCCGGCGCACGAGTTGGGCATCGTCGTCTACGGCGTCGCGCCCGACAAAGCGATGGCCGAGGAAGTCTGCATGACCGGCACGCGCCAGCTGTTCTACGCGCGCCTGCCCGAGGTGAAGGGCACGGCGGGCGGCGTGGCCTTCCCGCTCGACGAGGTGCTCCCGGCAAGTCCGGCCTACCGCTGGACCATCAACCATACCCTGCGGGTCGACGATCCGCTGGAACTCTTCCCGCTGCATCTCGTCGACGTCGGGACGCGGGTGGAGGCGGCGAGCCGGCGATGAACACCGCCAAACTGTCGACGCTCGCGAAGGTCGTACGCAGCAAGAACGCCGGGGTCGATAAGATCACGTTCGATATCATCTTCGCCGACCGCGGAACGTACGAACGGACGACGCGGAGCGGCGCGATCACGAAGGCCTCGGTGGCGCGCCTCTACGGAATTCCAGAAACGCGCATCTCCGACTTTGTCGAGTTCGACCCGGCGTGCGCGATCAAGTTCACCGTCTACCGTACGCGGCCGAGCGGGAGCCCGGGCGACCCCGACATCTTCGGGGCCCAGCAGTACGCGCCGCTGCTCGACATCGAGATTCCCATCGCGTAGCCGGCCGCGCGATGTGGGGGGGTGTGTGATGCGAGGGAGGACATGGGGGATCCTGACCGCCGCGCTGCTCACCCTGTGTGTGGCCAATGCGACGGACGTGTACGCGCGGACGTTGTCGTTTGTGCTGGACACGACGCCGAACCGCGCCACGGAGGCCCAGGCGATTGTCGCGCAGCTGGACCGCGCCGGCATCACCGCGCAGGTCCGGGTCTGGCAGCTGTCGGTGCTGATCGCGCAGATCCAGGCGGGCCAGCGTGTCGCGTACACGACCGATTGGGGCAGCGCCTACTTCGATCCGTTCGATCTGGCGGTGCCCAAATTTGTGACGCGCGCCCGCGGGAATTTCTCGTTCTATTCCAGTCCCGCCGTGGACCGGGATATGGCGGTGGCCTCCAGCACGGGCAACGAGGCGGCCCGCAAAGCGGCGTACTTCGACGCGCAGCGCACGCTCTATAATGACGCGCCGTGGTCGTTCGGCTACGTCCTGCAAAACATCGAGGCGCAGTCGACCGCGGTGGCGGGCTGGGCCCCCGCGGCCGACAACAGCGAGAGCATGTACCCGGCCAGCCTGCGAAGCGGCGACAGTCTGGTGATCGGGATGCGCAACGACTCGATCGCCCCGCTCGATCCGGGCATTCCCCCGACCGACAGGGAAGCTGTGCTGCGCAACATCTATGACGCGCTGGTGGCCCATACCTTGGACGGGAAGGTCGTGCCCCAGCTGGCGACCTCCTGGCGCAAGGTTGGTCCGGCGGTCTACGACTTTACGCTCCGCCCCGGCGTCAAATTTCAGAACGGCGACCCCCTCACGGCCGATGACGTGGTCTTCACGTTTCAGCGCGTATTGACCCCCGGCGCGATCAGCGGGCAGTCCAGCACCCGCAAGGACCTCCTCGGGCCGCTGCTCCGGGTCCAGAAGCTCGACGACACGCACGTCCGGTTCGTGTACGGCGCGGCGTTCCCGGAGGCGCTCTTGCTCCAGGCGCTCGTCCATTTTCAGATCGTACCCCAGAAGTATCTCCAGCAGGCCGGCGAGGCGGGGTTTATCGCCAAGCCGGTCGGCAGCGGCCCGTTCCGGTACGTACGGGGCGCGCTGAACGCAGAGATCGTGCTGGAGCGCAACGATTCCTACTGGGCCGGCCCGGCGAAACTGCGGCAGGTCATCTTCCGGATGATGCCGGAGCCCTCCACGCGCATCGCCGCGCTGCTATCGGGCGAGGTGCAGATCATCCAGGAGGTGCCGCCGGATCTCGTCGACCGGCTGAAGAGCAGCCCGAACGTCCAGGTGCAGACCGCCGAGGGAACGCGATCGTACGAGATCGAGCTGAATAACAAGGCGGACCCCTTCAACGATCCGCGCGTGCGCCAGGCGCTGAACTACGCGATCAATTGGGACCCGATCCTCAAAGACATCTACCACGGCTACGCGAAACGGCTGGCCACCGCGTTTCTACCGACGGGGTTCGGGTATGATCCGTCGCTCAAGGCGTATCCCTACGACGCGGTGAAAGCGAGAGAGCTGCTGAAGCAGGCGGGGTACTGAGGGCGAGGCGCGGTTCGACCCGCGAACCCATGCGCTGGCTGCGAATCGTCCATCGGGTGCTGCTGGCCATTCCGGTGGCGTTGGGCGTCGCCGTGCTCGCGTTTTTCTCGCTGCACTTACTCCCCGGCGATCCCGTTCAGATCATGCTGGGAGACACGACCAGCAGCGCCGCGCTCATCCGCTCCGTGCAACACGAACTCCACTTGGACCAGCCCCTGCACGTCCAACTGGTTCTCTTCCTCACCCAGCTCGCGCATGGCGACCTGGGCACGTCGATCGTCCAGCACCGGCCGGTGGCGGCCTTGATCGCGGAAGCGCTGCCCGCTACGATCGAGCTCACGGCCGCGACGATCGTGATCGCCGTGTTGATCGCGGTGCCGCTGGGGCTCGTGAGTGCGCTTCGGCCCGGATCCTGGGTCGACCGCGCGGTGCTCTCGACTTCGCTGCTCGGCGCCAGCATGCCGGCGTTCTGGTTCGGGCTGCTGCTGATCCTGTTCTTCGCGGTGAACGGCCGCCTGCTCCCGACGTCCGGCCAGATCGACCCCGCGATCGGCGTGCCGCCGGTCACGGGGTTCCTGCTCGTCGACAGCCTGCTCGCCGCAAATGGAGCGGCCGTCATCAGCGTCCTCCGCCATCTCGTCATGCCGGCGCTCACGCTCGGGGTCGTCTTTGCGGCCGTTCTCGCCCGGACCATCCGCTCGTCCATGATCGAGGCGCTGCATCGCCAGTACGTCACGACGGCTCGCGCCAAAGGGCTTTCCGAGGCGGCGGTCGTCATCAAGCACGCGCTTCGGAACGCGCTCATCCCCGCGATCACGGTCGCCGGGCTGCAGATCGGCGAACTCCTCGGCGGCAACATGATCGTCGAGACGGTGTTCGCATGGCCGGGGCTCGGACGATTGGTCGTCAACTCGATCTTCGCCCGGGATTACCTCGTGGTGCAGGCCGCGGTGATGCTCTATGCTCTCACGTACGTCGCCGCCAATCTGGCCGTCGACGTCGCGTACACCGTGCTCGACCCACAGATGGAAGTGGCGTGACCCCCGCCCGGCGCCTCGGTTGAGCGCGAGCACGCTCTCCCTCCTGTATCCGATGCGGCGGCACGGCGCCCGCGCCCTGTCATCCGTGCACCGGGTCTCGGCCGGGCTCGCGGCCGAATCCGTCGGATGTGCCGCCGGGGTGCTGGTGGCGCTGTATGTGCTCGGGGCCGTGTTCGCGCCGCTCATCGCACCATACAGTCCGGCGGCCACCGATCTCGCCGCGCGCCTCGCGCCGCCGTCGTCGGTCCACTGGCTCGGGACCGATGCGCTCGGCAGAGACGTGCTCTCCCGGATGATCTACGGCGCCAGGGTGAGCATCCTGGTCGGCGTGCTCACGGTCGGGCTTTCCGCCGTGGCGGGGACGGCGCTCGGGATGTTGGGCGCGTACGTTCGCGGCGGCATCGACATGATCGGCGCGCGTCTCGTCGAACTGCTGCAGGCGTTTCCAT includes:
- a CDS encoding acyclic terpene utilization AtuA family protein translates to MATRPDFIVADSGSDDIGPGSLGSDTSTSPEAWQRHDLEHILLASRRLGVPMLIGSAGDTGANSRVDRYVEMIREIAARHALPAFRLGYFYSEVPKDLLRSRMAAGEAVTGLNGRPDLSPEDLAATDRVVAMAGIHPYNKLLDLGADVIIGGRSSDCAICAGPAIRAGFPEALSYYLGKVLECASFCAEPYGAKESVIGEISMEDVRVTAMHPEQRCTIASVSGHAMYERSNPFLEHVLGGVLEMTGCRYEQHDERTTRITGPVFTPAPELRVKLEGAGKVGERYVGIAGVRDPYTVANIDRVIAWARQQVEERFGRSGYELHYQVFGRNGVMGDLEPVKTPAHELGIVVYGVAPDKAMAEEVCMTGTRQLFYARLPEVKGTAGGVAFPLDEVLPASPAYRWTINHTLRVDDPLELFPLHLVDVGTRVEAASRR
- a CDS encoding DUF4387 domain-containing protein — its product is MNTAKLSTLAKVVRSKNAGVDKITFDIIFADRGTYERTTRSGAITKASVARLYGIPETRISDFVEFDPACAIKFTVYRTRPSGSPGDPDIFGAQQYAPLLDIEIPIA
- a CDS encoding ABC transporter substrate-binding protein, translating into MRGRTWGILTAALLTLCVANATDVYARTLSFVLDTTPNRATEAQAIVAQLDRAGITAQVRVWQLSVLIAQIQAGQRVAYTTDWGSAYFDPFDLAVPKFVTRARGNFSFYSSPAVDRDMAVASSTGNEAARKAAYFDAQRTLYNDAPWSFGYVLQNIEAQSTAVAGWAPAADNSESMYPASLRSGDSLVIGMRNDSIAPLDPGIPPTDREAVLRNIYDALVAHTLDGKVVPQLATSWRKVGPAVYDFTLRPGVKFQNGDPLTADDVVFTFQRVLTPGAISGQSSTRKDLLGPLLRVQKLDDTHVRFVYGAAFPEALLLQALVHFQIVPQKYLQQAGEAGFIAKPVGSGPFRYVRGALNAEIVLERNDSYWAGPAKLRQVIFRMMPEPSTRIAALLSGEVQIIQEVPPDLVDRLKSSPNVQVQTAEGTRSYEIELNNKADPFNDPRVRQALNYAINWDPILKDIYHGYAKRLATAFLPTGFGYDPSLKAYPYDAVKARELLKQAGY
- a CDS encoding ABC transporter permease; translated protein: MRWLRIVHRVLLAIPVALGVAVLAFFSLHLLPGDPVQIMLGDTTSSAALIRSVQHELHLDQPLHVQLVLFLTQLAHGDLGTSIVQHRPVAALIAEALPATIELTAATIVIAVLIAVPLGLVSALRPGSWVDRAVLSTSLLGASMPAFWFGLLLILFFAVNGRLLPTSGQIDPAIGVPPVTGFLLVDSLLAANGAAVISVLRHLVMPALTLGVVFAAVLARTIRSSMIEALHRQYVTTARAKGLSEAAVVIKHALRNALIPAITVAGLQIGELLGGNMIVETVFAWPGLGRLVVNSIFARDYLVVQAAVMLYALTYVAANLAVDVAYTVLDPQMEVA